From one Oncorhynchus keta strain PuntledgeMale-10-30-2019 chromosome 30, Oket_V2, whole genome shotgun sequence genomic stretch:
- the LOC118380628 gene encoding transmembrane protein 182-like has protein sequence MSPAERLSVLLFLAGFFGGLGALSLMLSFGTDYWLLALETCGPGEASETWEAGALRPGEGEMEDQDTVTFFHQGFFWRCSFSGRRQENMMWHFWITNQPHQKVCVPAYLFPFYASEQSTDYQAPDTAVYRAFWSIFLLVGVVTLMIGGFVIICASPLASHRLYKVGGALLLTGGLCLLVVIMMYVVWTQVLDTLEDYAAQQQHSSQCPTVYHLSVQYGLSFLFAPVSIFFFLLAALLFILIGRTVRRCHHKVPT, from the exons ATGTCTCCTGCTGAGAGGCTGAGTGTGCTCCTCTTTCTAGCTGGGTTCTTCGGGGGCTTGGGGGCCCTGTCCCTGATGCTCTCCTTTGGGACAGACTACTGGCTGCTGGCCTTGGAGACCTGTGGCCCTGGGGAGGCATCAGAGACCTGGGAGGCTGGGGCCCTCAGAcctggggagggggagatggaggatcaGGACACTGTGACATTCTTCCACCAGGGCTTCTTCTGGAGGTGCTCCTTCagtgggaggagacaggagaacaTGATGTGGCACTTCTGGATCA CCAATCAACCACACCAAAAGGTCTGTGTGCCTGCCTACCTCTTCCCATTTTATGCTTCTGAGCAAAGCACGGATTACCAGGCACCTGACACTGCAGTCTACAGGGCCTTCTGGAGCATCTTCCTTCTAGTGGGCGTGGTCACTCTTATGATTGGTGGGTTTGTCATCATCTGTGCCTCTCCATTGGCCAGCCACAGGCTCTACAAAGTAGGCGGGGCACTCTTGCTCACTGGAG gTCTATGTCTCCTGGTTGTAATAATGATGTATGTAGTCTGGACCCAGGTACTGGACACTCTGGAGGACTACGCTGCCCAGCAACAACACTCCTCCCAGTGTCCAACAGTCTACCACCTCAGCGTCCAATACGGCCTCTCCTTCCTGTTTGCTCCCGTCTCTATCTTCTTCTTCCTGCTGGCAGCACTGCTCTTCATCCTGATTGGACGAACAGTGCGGAGGTGCCATCACAAAGTGCCAACGTAG